Proteins found in one Enterococcus sp. 9D6_DIV0238 genomic segment:
- a CDS encoding amino acid ABC transporter ATP-binding protein produces MINIKNLHKTFGKNEVLKGIDLDVKAGEVVVIIGPSGSGKSTFLRCLNLLEQPTDGVIEFEGKNLLDKDTDIDALRQKMGMVFQNFNLFPHKTVLDNLTISPIKVKKESPTAAKEKALALLEQVGLKDKSSSYPSSLSGGQQQRVAIARALAMNPDVMLFDEPTSALDPEMVGEVLSVMKALAVEGMTMVVVTHEMGFAREVADRVIFMDAGIVQEEGTPEEIFGQPKNPRTQDFLRKVL; encoded by the coding sequence GTGATTAATATTAAAAATTTACACAAAACCTTTGGAAAAAATGAAGTCTTAAAGGGCATCGACTTAGATGTCAAAGCTGGAGAAGTGGTCGTGATCATCGGCCCATCTGGTAGCGGAAAAAGTACATTTCTTCGCTGTTTGAATTTACTGGAACAACCAACAGACGGTGTGATCGAATTTGAAGGAAAAAACTTACTGGATAAAGATACTGATATTGATGCTTTGCGTCAAAAAATGGGCATGGTTTTTCAAAACTTCAATCTTTTCCCGCATAAAACTGTATTGGACAATCTAACGATCAGTCCGATCAAAGTCAAAAAAGAATCGCCTACAGCGGCAAAAGAAAAAGCCTTAGCCCTATTAGAGCAGGTCGGCTTAAAAGATAAAAGCAGCAGTTATCCATCAAGTCTATCTGGTGGCCAACAGCAGCGTGTAGCGATCGCCCGAGCTTTAGCGATGAACCCGGATGTAATGTTGTTCGATGAGCCTACATCTGCACTTGATCCAGAAATGGTTGGCGAAGTTTTATCTGTAATGAAAGCCTTAGCCGTCGAAGGAATGACTATGGTCGTTGTGACACACGAAATGGGCTTTGCCCGGGAAGTAGCAGATCGTGTGATTTTTATGGATGCTGGGATCGTTCAAGAAGAAGGAACTCCGGAAGAAATATTCGGACAACCAAAAAATCCAAGAACACAAGACTTTTTAAGAAAAGTACTATAA
- a CDS encoding pyridoxal phosphate-dependent aminotransferase — translation MDISNIAQRHQTPAENILMDIATLAKQVPDLLDLSIGDPDLITDETIINAAFNDAKKGHTKYTASGGSQEFLEAVSAFYQKQYGLSFETSQIRATVGALHGMYLTLQVLLDPDDEVIIHEPYFSPYKDQVIFAGGKPVFIPTYEEDGFQINIKVLKAAITDKTKAIIINSPNNPTGAVFSPETFKAIAELAIEHNFYILSDEVYEAFCFYDEFVPMASFAPEHTITFSSFSKAFAMTGWRIGYMIAPDYINEAAKLINESITYSAPSPSQQAGIYALTHAEQLVPKVVSVFKERLEYLEQRIAQIPFLSLHPVKGSMYAFINISKTNLTSVPFVEKVLKETNVLMIPGKAFGETTGDDYVRLAATQDISVLKEAFDRIEKMSF, via the coding sequence ATGGACATTTCAAACATTGCTCAACGTCACCAAACGCCAGCAGAAAATATTCTAATGGATATTGCTACTTTAGCAAAACAAGTACCAGATTTACTGGATCTATCAATTGGAGATCCCGATTTGATCACCGATGAAACGATCATCAACGCAGCATTCAACGATGCGAAAAAGGGCCATACAAAATATACTGCTTCAGGCGGTAGTCAAGAATTTCTCGAAGCTGTTTCAGCTTTCTATCAAAAACAGTACGGGTTATCCTTTGAGACTTCACAAATTCGTGCTACAGTTGGTGCTTTACATGGGATGTATTTGACTTTACAAGTTCTGTTAGACCCTGATGATGAAGTAATTATTCACGAACCTTATTTCTCACCTTATAAAGATCAAGTAATCTTCGCGGGTGGAAAACCAGTGTTCATTCCTACTTATGAAGAAGATGGATTTCAAATCAACATCAAGGTCTTAAAAGCAGCGATCACTGACAAGACAAAAGCAATCATTATCAATTCGCCTAATAATCCAACGGGTGCTGTTTTTTCACCTGAAACCTTTAAAGCAATCGCAGAACTTGCGATCGAACATAATTTTTATATTCTTTCAGATGAAGTCTATGAAGCTTTTTGTTTTTATGATGAGTTTGTACCCATGGCTTCTTTTGCACCAGAACATACGATTACCTTCAGCAGCTTTTCAAAAGCTTTTGCTATGACAGGTTGGCGAATCGGCTATATGATCGCACCAGATTATATTAATGAAGCTGCTAAACTAATAAATGAAAGTATCACGTACTCAGCTCCAAGCCCATCGCAACAAGCTGGGATTTATGCTCTTACTCATGCTGAGCAGTTGGTTCCTAAGGTAGTCTCTGTGTTTAAAGAACGTTTAGAGTATCTAGAGCAACGAATCGCTCAAATTCCTTTTCTATCTTTACATCCAGTGAAAGGCAGCATGTACGCCTTCATCAATATTTCTAAAACAAATCTGACTTCTGTTCCTTTTGTTGAAAAAGTATTGAAAGAAACCAACGTCCTGATGATACCAGGGAAAGCATTTGGTGAAACTACTGGCGATGACTATGTACGTTTGGCTGCTACTCAGGATATCAGCGTTTTAAAAGAGGCCTTTGACCGAATAGAAAAGATGTCCTTTTAA
- a CDS encoding recombinase family protein — protein MKLGYVHGHKVDQQYDILESYEVDEIFSDMDQGYEWIWKADSELQRLLDYSESGDSLVICSLEVISRDYQVLLKLFSELKKLQVELIVLSSPELTLREWQQVLSWVAGNDHLLYPRVISVKMNRENEKNRESYTVFSRKSEAKKLYREIFWLLVNKRKIRVIAKEKGIPVETVFRIQQEVKRMKLALIFSTCFLLAITTIKLTENFSDNLLIQIVVCIITTMIILYNALSDSE, from the coding sequence ATGAAATTAGGTTATGTTCATGGGCATAAAGTAGATCAACAATATGATATTTTGGAATCATATGAAGTAGACGAAATTTTTTCGGATATGGATCAAGGCTATGAGTGGATATGGAAAGCTGACAGCGAGCTGCAACGATTATTGGATTACTCAGAATCAGGAGATAGTTTGGTTATATGCTCTTTAGAGGTAATATCGAGAGACTATCAAGTACTACTTAAACTATTCAGCGAATTGAAGAAATTACAGGTAGAGCTAATTGTTTTGAGCTCACCAGAGCTGACATTACGTGAGTGGCAGCAAGTACTCAGTTGGGTTGCCGGAAATGATCACTTATTGTATCCAAGAGTAATTAGTGTCAAAATGAATCGAGAAAATGAAAAAAACAGGGAAAGTTATACTGTATTTAGCAGAAAGTCAGAAGCTAAAAAGCTCTATCGAGAAATTTTTTGGCTACTTGTCAATAAACGAAAAATAAGAGTAATTGCAAAAGAAAAGGGAATTCCTGTTGAAACTGTTTTTCGAATTCAGCAAGAGGTCAAGCGAATGAAGCTAGCGCTGATTTTCAGTACCTGTTTCCTTTTGGCGATCACCACGATCAAACTCACTGAAAATTTTTCGGATAATCTATTGATCCAGATCGTAGTCTGTATTATTACGACTATGATCATACTTTATAATGCTTTGTCAGATAGTGAATAG